Genomic segment of Benincasa hispida cultivar B227 chromosome 1, ASM972705v1, whole genome shotgun sequence:
tatatcctaatttttttaaaaaaaaaaaaaatcatatcttcaacatatcagtatcctaattttttaaaaattagcaTATTGTCATATTCTATCTTTATATCTGTGCTTTATAGACGAAGGTTAAAATCAACGagtaatcaaataaaaaaatcaaatttttggcGTGACAACTAAAAACCACCCAAAAATAACATGAAATTCAATAACATCTAGTACACTTCTATATACGAACGGGACCGACCATCCATCTCGCCACAAACTTTATTAAATAGCATCCAACACTTAATACATACTACCAAATATATGTATAAACTAGTATTTCCATTTCATAGCTAAATACGAAAAGAATCAAATTCATacttaaaatatagaaaattaacaAATACTTCAATATCACTACACAAATCGTGCAACAAATTCTGCCCATTCCAATCGAACTGCATCGATTTCTTTTTGTTCATAGGCAAGTCTTGTGTTAAACTGaagaacaaaaaacaaaaagagagaTAAACATACCATAAGaataaatcatataaaaattataacacAATGATAAATAATAATACGTACAAGATTACTTATGTGGGTATTAGAGTTTTGCACTATTTCTCgtatatacttttgcacatagtacccACACTCTATAGCACCAAACTGACGAGGGCACTACaggtaaaaaatttgaaaaaaagaaacatacttAATCATACATATAAGATTTTAATGCATGTATGGTACAGTATAGAAATTGATCAATTCAAACTTTACCTTTATAGGTTTCCAACGTATACGAGTGCGATATTGTTCGAGAGAATGTTTAGCTTGCCAGTTTTTCAAAGATCTAAACAGTTTGAAACATTAGAATAACATAATTGTAAACATTAACAACCATAAGAGTTCAAGACACTTACGTATTTATGACTCCTTGAAATTCTTCTAGAATCTTACTTCGTAAAGAGTCCATgacataaacacaattttcttgaagattgatAATAATCAATATCCAATGGCAACTACTAATAATCAacattttaatcttattatttATGGATACATCAAGCTTTAACCAAgtaaaaacaattcaaattgtcatTACTTACCCAGTGTTATACGGGATGAGTACTAGTTGATCAAGGCTTACCATTTCTAACCTATTGATTAGATTTTTGGAACGGAGTTCTTGAGGCTTTACATGTGATGAAATGGTTGCTTGGTCAACTATTACAAACTTTTTTGTTATCTCTGAGTCGCATGCATTCCAAAGAcacctaaaaataataaaatttattataaacattattaattgaaaaaaaaaaaaaaactaatgaatATAGTCTATGAATCACAATGTGTCCTAAATCTTAAATACTTACGCAATGTATGCAAGTATACATGAATAACCAATTTCAGCCATCCCACAATATTGAATGATGTCGTCACgttgtaaataaattgttttctCCTTTCCAAGAATCTGCTcgctcaaattgatttgaatcaTATCATCCACTTGCATGGAATGCATAGCATATCTATTTAGGAGCTTGATGGTAACGTGGACATCCGTATATTTTGAAGATTGTGCAATACTCTTAGATGTAGTCGGAGATGGAGCCTGCCAAAACCAAAATTGCACACTAAAATTGCAAAaaagagggagaaaaaaaaaagttgaaaagagGCTTACCTTTTTCTCCTTAGTCGTAATTACAAGTTTGCGTGGCCAAGCCACAAAGTTACCAATCGCTTGATCTAAAGTCTTTATTTTATCCTTTTGAGGAATTGGTAACGCAACGTCTTCGCCCATGACAATATCGACCATCGCTCTAACATTATCGGGTCCTAGTGGAATTTCATTAATGGATGGACATTGAGCATCAGACTCAAACATTGTGCCTACGGCAACAATGTTGTCCACCGATCCTATAGCCAAGTGACACGGTATTcccttcaaaattttaaaaggaaaaacattATTTAAGGTCATGTGTCCTATGGTTAAGTTCCAAAATCAAAACACACTTATTACCTCCAAAATTTCTTCAGGATCTTTAACAACCATTTTtccttttggaactttttttcGTTTCTGGACATTTCTTCCTTTCTGAACCCTCTTTCTTTTTGTCTTCTTCTCTACAACACTACTTCGAGATTGTCGAGTCTCATCTTTGTCTTGAGATTGTTGAGTCTCATCTTTGTCTTGAGATTGTTGAGTCTCAGCTTCATTTTGAGATTCTTGAATCAATTTCAACTTTCCTTTAGCGACATTGTAATGTAGAGCTGGTGAAACAAACTCGCCAACTCCCCTTATACGCCCTCTATGTTCTGGCGTGCCCAATGCTTCAGTCAAAATATCTTGTCCCTTGCGTATCGCAGCTAATTCATCCTATCACAAACAATTCAGTTGGCACATTTTATGTATCATATCACAACAAGGCATTTAATCGAAGTACCACCCCATTTAAACATcactaaaacaaaaacatataaTCTTACAATTCGCTTAGCACATTCTCTAGTGGCAATGTCGgagtattcattattttttctttttcgtgCTTCTTTCCATAAAGTTGCCCGATTGCAAGGATCACTTGACAATTCCTATATGAACATACGCAACATGCAATTAGCATACATGTATTATcataatacaattaatttaattcgcATAACTTACTAATTCTTGAGCAAGATTTGCATATCCCTTGCGAGAGATGTGATGATTATATATGCATTTTGCCCTTCTTTCTCTTTGAGCACTACTAAATGTCTGTATAACATAAAcctttgaatttaaatttccaaaaatatTCACAATTTAGAATATATACGTAGAAATTAGAATATAGTTACCTCCCACTCTTCACTTAGTCTTGCTTTAACAAATGACTCCCATTGTTTCTTATCAatatgtgaatatttttctgGAGGATTCTGCAAGCGAGATGGTTCATCTTTATATGGAAGTATGTACTGCTGAGTTAATGTGGATTTAAAAGTCCGAAACTTCTTTGATGCAGATTGAAGAATATAATGTTTGGAACCAAGGTCCACCACAAACGACATCTGGGTTGTAAAAATCACAAAACAATTAGAAATTGAGTAAACTACATAAGTTTATTACCTTAACATTATAAAATTCTTACTTGTATACAGTCAAAAATTGTATCCTTAAGTTCCTGTGGAACTGCTTTCCAACTTTTGTAAGTCAATGGAATTTGTTGTCTAACACAAACACCAATGAAACTTTGCATTTTCTTTGCATTTTCTCCAACAGGTTGACCTAGATCATTATATTCAATTGTTTTGCGTTCCCCAGAATTTCTTATGTGTATCAACTCAGGCATAATGGTTGGGCCACGTCGAGCAGTCTTCTTGACCTCATAACGAATAAGAACATTCCCCTCATCTTGACTGCTGCTACTCGAATCATCCATTGTATGAATCTGCAAGAAAAGCACAAAACATACAATCATAAGATGTATTAACTTATAAGAGACATTAACTTATAAGAACATAGTAAATAAACCAAATACCATATTTTAATACACTACTTATCAATCCATGTACCCTCACAGTCATTTCTAGATCCTTAAGAAGAAGATGACAAAAAAACTGAACAAATCGAAGAGTTCATTGTTCACTCGAGTTCATGATGTTGGGACAAAAGTCAACAACATGATATGGGTTATAATATCAAAAGATATTAGAACAAATATAACAAAGAAGAGCAATAGGTATTAAATACAATccttaattattaaaaattcacaacatAATCTAGGAAAATAACTTCATATAACTTTGCCATGGCATGCCCTACCTTCATATATTCataacatatttttctttttaacatcTGGGGAGGCTCACATGCACCTCAAATTAATCTCACGAGACAACCTGTCTGGCCATACAACATTTGGGTGTCAAAGAAACCCGTAACATGTTAAATCCTAGGCAGGTGGTTACCATAGATTGAATCCATGACTTCTTAGTCCTTTATGAAGGTCATGCCCCCTATTTACCCACTAGGCCAACCCATGATGATTTCATAACCTACTTTATATATCAATGACATATTGAAAAATGGCATCACATTCCCTAACTTAAAaatacaacacttgcaaataaGGACTAGAAATGAGAGATACAAAAAGCATAAGCATAAGATAATTCAAAGTTTTGGGTGTGGCTTAAAACTACTCACATATACAGCAATAAGCTAATGATTTCAATATAAGAGGAACCAAGtaa
This window contains:
- the LOC120084092 gene encoding uncharacterized protein LOC120084092 isoform X2 — encoded protein: MDDSSSSSQDEGNVLIRYEVKKTARRGPTIMPELIHIRNSGERKTIEYNDLGQPVGENAKKMQSFIGVCVRQQIPLTYKSWKAVPQELKDTIFDCIQMSFVVDLGSKHYILQSASKKFRTFKSTLTQQYILPYKDEPSRLQNPPEKYSHIDKKQWESFVKARLSEEWETFSSAQRERRAKCIYNHHISRKGYANLAQELELSSDPCNRATLWKEARKRKNNEYSDIATRECAKRIDELAAIRKGQDILTEALGTPEHRGRIRGVGEFVSPALHYNVAKGKLKLIQESQNEAETQQSQDKDETQQSQDKDETRQSRSSVVEKKTKRKRVQKGRNVQKRKKVPKGKMVVKDPEEILEGIPCHLAIGSVDNIVAVGTMFESDAQCPSINEIPLGPDNVRAMVDIVMGEDVALPIPQKDKIKTLDQAIGNFVAWPRKLVITTKEKKAPSPTTSKSIAQSSKYTDVHVTIKLLNRYAMHSMQVDDMIQINLSEQILGKEKTIYLQRDDIIQYCGMAEIGYSCILAYIACLWNACDSEITKKFVIVDQATISSHVKPQELRSKNLINRLEMVSLDQLVLIPYNTGCHWILIIINLQENCVYVMDSLRSKILEEFQGVINTSLKNWQAKHSLEQYRTRIRWKPIKCPRQFGAIECGYYVQKYIREIVQNSNTHISNLFNTRLAYEQKEIDAVRLEWAEFVARFV
- the LOC120084092 gene encoding uncharacterized protein LOC120084092 isoform X1, which produces MDDSSSSSQDEGNVLIRYEVKKTARRGPTIMPELIHIRNSGERKTIEYNDLGQPVGENAKKMQSFIGVCVRQQIPLTYKSWKAVPQELKDTIFDCIQMSFVVDLGSKHYILQSASKKFRTFKSTLTQQYILPYKDEPSRLQNPPEKYSHIDKKQWESFVKARLSEEWETFSSAQRERRAKCIYNHHISRKGYANLAQELELSSDPCNRATLWKEARKRKNNEYSDIATRECAKRIDELAAIRKGQDILTEALGTPEHRGRIRGVGEFVSPALHYNVAKGKLKLIQESQNEAETQQSQDKDETQQSQDKDETRQSRSSVVEKKTKRKRVQKGRNVQKRKKVPKGKMVVKDPEEILEGIPCHLAIGSVDNIVAVGTMFESDAQCPSINEIPLGPDNVRAMVDIVMGEDVALPIPQKDKIKTLDQAIGNFVAWPRKLVITTKEKKAPSPTTSKSIAQSSKYTDVHVTIKLLNRYAMHSMQVDDMIQINLSEQILGKEKTIYLQRDDIIQYCGMAEIGYSCILAYIACLWNACDSEITKKFVIVDQATISSHVKPQELRSKNLINRLEMVSLDQLVLIPYNTGSCHWILIIINLQENCVYVMDSLRSKILEEFQGVINTSLKNWQAKHSLEQYRTRIRWKPIKCPRQFGAIECGYYVQKYIREIVQNSNTHISNLFNTRLAYEQKEIDAVRLEWAEFVARFV